In Pseudomonas nunensis, a single window of DNA contains:
- the rpiA gene encoding ribose-5-phosphate isomerase RpiA, producing the protein MTQDQLKQAVAQAAVDFILPKLDDKSVVGVGTGSTANCFIDALAKHKGAFDGAVASSEATAARLKGHGIPVYELNTVSDLEFYVDGADESDAHLNLIKGGGAALTREKIVAAVAKTFICIADGSKLVPVLGAFPLPVEVIPMARSHVARELVKLGGDPVYREGVLTDNGNIILDVFNMQITNPVELETQINAIVGVVTNGLFAARPADLLLLGTSEGVKTLRAE; encoded by the coding sequence ATGACCCAGGATCAACTCAAACAGGCAGTGGCCCAGGCCGCCGTCGACTTCATCCTTCCGAAACTCGACGACAAGAGCGTCGTCGGTGTCGGCACCGGCTCCACTGCCAACTGCTTCATCGATGCACTGGCCAAGCACAAGGGTGCGTTCGATGGCGCCGTCGCCAGTTCCGAAGCCACCGCCGCGCGCCTCAAGGGCCACGGGATTCCGGTGTATGAGCTGAATACCGTCAGCGACCTGGAGTTTTACGTCGATGGCGCCGATGAAAGCGACGCGCACCTGAACCTGATCAAGGGCGGCGGCGCAGCCCTGACCCGCGAGAAGATCGTCGCGGCCGTGGCCAAGACTTTCATCTGCATCGCCGATGGCAGCAAATTGGTGCCGGTGCTCGGCGCGTTCCCGTTGCCAGTGGAAGTGATCCCGATGGCCCGCAGCCACGTGGCCCGCGAGCTGGTGAAACTGGGCGGCGACCCGGTTTACCGTGAAGGCGTACTGACCGACAACGGCAACATCATCCTCGACGTGTTCAACATGCAGATCACCAACCCGGTGGAGCTGGAGACTCAGATCAATGCGATCGTCGGCGTGGTCACCAACGGCTTGTTCGCGGCGCGTCCGGCGGATTTGCTGTTGTTGGGCACCAGCGAAGGCGTCAAAACCCTGCGCGCCGAGTAA
- the ilvA gene encoding threonine ammonia-lyase, biosynthetic, protein MLEQYVKKILTSRVYDVAVETPLQTARQLSERLGNNIWLKREDLQPVFSFKIRGAYNKLTQLSDEERARGVVTASAGNHAQGLALAAKVLGVKATIVMPKTTPEIKVEGVRSRGGKVVLHGDSFPEALAYSLKLVDEKGYVYIHPYDDPHTIAGQGTVAMEILRQHPGRLDAIFVPVGGGGLIAGIAAYVKYLRPEIKIIGVEPDDSNCLQAAMAAGERVILPTVGIFADGVAVAQIGQHTFDICKDYVDEVITVSTDEICAAIKDIYDDTRSITEPAGALGVAGIKKYVDLNGVTGHTFVAIDSGANVNFDRLRHVAERAELGEGREAIIAVTIPEKPGSFKAFCEAIGKRQITEFNYRYNTGSEAHIFVGVQTHPDNDPRSALIASLSEQGFPVLDLTDNELAKLHIRHMVGGRAAHVVDEVILRFEFPERPGALFNFLNKLGGRWNISMFHYRNHGAADGRVVAGLQVPHDERHLVPAALEEIGYPYWDESDNPAYKLFLG, encoded by the coding sequence ATGCTCGAACAGTACGTGAAAAAGATCCTCACCTCGCGCGTTTATGACGTTGCCGTAGAAACCCCATTGCAGACTGCTCGCCAGCTCTCCGAGCGGCTGGGCAACAATATTTGGCTCAAGCGCGAAGACTTGCAGCCGGTGTTCTCGTTCAAGATTCGCGGCGCTTACAACAAGCTGACCCAGCTGAGCGATGAAGAACGTGCGCGCGGCGTGGTCACCGCCTCGGCGGGCAACCATGCGCAAGGCCTGGCCCTGGCGGCCAAGGTGTTGGGCGTGAAAGCGACCATCGTCATGCCCAAGACCACCCCCGAAATCAAAGTCGAAGGCGTGCGCTCGCGTGGCGGCAAAGTGGTGCTGCACGGCGATTCGTTCCCGGAAGCCCTGGCTTACTCGCTGAAACTGGTCGACGAAAAAGGCTACGTCTACATCCACCCGTATGACGATCCCCACACCATTGCCGGGCAGGGCACGGTGGCCATGGAGATTCTGCGCCAACACCCTGGCCGTCTCGATGCGATTTTCGTCCCGGTGGGCGGCGGCGGTTTGATCGCCGGCATCGCGGCGTACGTGAAATACCTGCGCCCGGAAATCAAGATCATCGGCGTCGAGCCGGACGATTCAAACTGCCTGCAAGCCGCGATGGCCGCCGGCGAGCGCGTGATTCTGCCGACCGTGGGTATCTTCGCCGACGGCGTGGCAGTAGCGCAGATCGGCCAGCACACCTTCGATATCTGCAAAGACTACGTCGATGAAGTGATCACCGTCAGCACCGATGAAATCTGCGCGGCAATCAAGGATATCTACGACGATACCCGCTCGATCACCGAGCCTGCCGGCGCTCTGGGCGTGGCCGGGATCAAAAAGTACGTCGACCTGAATGGCGTCACCGGTCACACCTTCGTGGCCATCGACTCCGGCGCCAACGTCAACTTCGATCGCCTGCGCCATGTCGCCGAACGCGCCGAACTGGGTGAAGGTCGCGAAGCCATCATTGCCGTGACCATCCCGGAGAAACCGGGCAGCTTCAAAGCGTTCTGCGAAGCCATCGGCAAACGCCAGATCACCGAATTCAACTACCGCTACAACACCGGCAGCGAAGCGCACATCTTCGTTGGCGTGCAGACACACCCGGACAACGACCCGCGCAGTGCACTGATCGCCAGTCTCAGCGAGCAAGGTTTCCCGGTGCTCGACTTGACCGACAACGAATTGGCCAAGCTGCACATCCGCCATATGGTCGGTGGTCGCGCGGCGCACGTGGTCGACGAAGTGATTTTGCGCTTCGAATTTCCGGAGCGTCCGGGCGCGCTGTTCAACTTCCTTAATAAGCTGGGCGGGCGCTGGAACATCTCGATGTTCCACTACCGTAACCACGGCGCTGCGGACGGGCGTGTGGTGGCCGGCCTGCAAGTGCCTCACGATGAACGTCATCTGGTGCCCGCAGCACTGGAAGAAATCGGCTACCCGTACTGGGATGAAAGCGACAACCCGGCCTACAAACTGTTTCTCGGCTGA
- a CDS encoding DUF2269 family protein — protein sequence METLTALKVAHVVATVLLLASALGLAIWVGLARRKGDATAGSRTLQRPCVFVWLLMGLALLSMPFTGWWMVHLVGWPLGQTWILASSVLYTVAALAWFWLLVRLNKLRTAPGGVGKFTFALALFSFVCLIAIAGLMGAKPV from the coding sequence ATGGAAACGTTAACCGCCCTGAAAGTGGCGCATGTGGTGGCAACGGTGTTGCTGCTGGCCAGCGCCCTGGGTCTGGCGATATGGGTCGGACTTGCGCGGCGCAAGGGTGATGCGACGGCGGGAAGCCGTACGTTGCAACGGCCGTGTGTGTTTGTCTGGTTGCTGATGGGCCTGGCGTTGCTGAGCATGCCGTTCACCGGCTGGTGGATGGTGCATCTGGTGGGCTGGCCGCTGGGGCAGACGTGGATTCTGGCGTCGAGCGTGCTGTACACCGTGGCGGCGCTGGCGTGGTTCTGGTTGCTGGTGCGTCTTAACAAGCTGCGCACGGCGCCGGGTGGCGTAGGGAAATTTACCTTTGCGTTGGCGTTGTTCAGTTTTGTCTGCTTGATCGCGATTGCAGGGTTGATGGGCGCCAAGCCGGTTTGA
- a CDS encoding HAD family hydrolase, with protein sequence MRLALFDLDNTLLGGDSDHAWGDYLCERGFLDAVTYKARNDEFYQDYLAGKLDNAEYLNFCLEILGRTEMATLDQWHLDYMRDCIEPIVLPKALELLAKHREAGDKLVIITATNRFVTGPIARRLGVETLIATECEMVDGRYSGRSTDVPCFKEGKVTRLNRWLEETGYSLEDSYFYSDSMNDLPLLEQVANPVAVDPDPNLRAEAEKRGWPVMTLRD encoded by the coding sequence ATGCGGCTGGCTTTATTCGACTTGGACAACACGCTTTTGGGCGGCGACAGTGACCACGCTTGGGGCGATTACCTGTGCGAACGCGGCTTTCTCGACGCCGTGACCTACAAGGCACGCAACGATGAGTTCTATCAGGACTACCTGGCGGGCAAGCTGGATAACGCCGAATACCTGAACTTCTGCCTGGAAATTCTCGGCCGCACCGAGATGGCCACGCTGGATCAATGGCATCTGGACTACATGCGCGACTGCATCGAGCCGATCGTACTGCCCAAGGCCCTCGAACTGCTGGCCAAGCACCGCGAAGCCGGCGACAAACTGGTGATCATCACCGCCACCAACCGCTTCGTCACCGGACCGATTGCCCGGCGCCTGGGGGTTGAAACCCTGATTGCCACCGAATGCGAAATGGTCGACGGCCGCTACAGCGGGCGCAGCACCGACGTTCCGTGCTTCAAGGAAGGCAAGGTCACGCGGCTGAATCGTTGGCTGGAAGAGACCGGGTATTCGCTCGAAGACAGTTATTTCTATAGCGATTCGATGAATGATTTGCCGTTGCTGGAGCAGGTGGCGAATCCGGTGGCTGTGGACCCAGATCCAAATTTACGCGCCGAAGCCGAGAAGCGTGGCTGGCCGGTGATGACTCTGCGCGACTGA
- a CDS encoding RNA pyrophosphohydrolase: MIDPDGFRPNVGIILTNDAGQVLWARRINQDAWQFPQGGINPQETPEDALYRELNEEVGLEREDVEILACTRGWLRYRLPQRLVRTHSQPLCIGQKQKWFLLRLISNEQRVRMDLTGKPEFDGWRWVSYWYPLGQVVTFKREVYRRALKELAPRLLTRD; the protein is encoded by the coding sequence GTGATCGACCCCGATGGTTTCCGCCCCAATGTCGGGATCATTCTCACGAATGATGCCGGCCAGGTGCTATGGGCTCGCCGTATCAATCAAGATGCCTGGCAGTTTCCACAGGGAGGGATCAACCCCCAGGAGACGCCGGAAGACGCCTTGTACCGCGAGTTGAACGAAGAAGTCGGCCTGGAGCGCGAAGATGTTGAAATTCTCGCCTGCACCCGGGGCTGGTTGCGCTATCGTTTGCCGCAACGTCTGGTCCGTACCCACAGCCAACCGCTGTGTATCGGCCAGAAACAGAAATGGTTTCTCCTGCGCCTGATCTCCAACGAGCAGCGGGTGCGGATGGATTTGACCGGTAAACCGGAATTCGATGGCTGGCGCTGGGTCAGTTATTGGTATCCGTTGGGCCAGGTGGTGACATTCAAGCGCGAGGTGTATCGACGCGCTCTCAAAGAGCTTGCCCCGCGCCTTTTAACGCGCGACTGA
- the ptsP gene encoding phosphoenolpyruvate--protein phosphotransferase codes for MLNTLRKIVQEVNSAKDLKAALGIIVLRVKEAMGSQVCSVYLLDPETNRFVLMATEGLNKRSIGKVSMAPNEGLVGLVGTREEPLNLENAADHPRYRYFAETGEERYASFLGAPIIHHRRVVGVLVIQQKERRQFDEGEEAFLVTMSAQLAGVIAHAEATGSIRGLGRQGKGIQEAKFVGVPGSPGAAVGTAVVMLPPADLDVVPDKTITDIDAELALFKTAIEGVRADMRALSAKLATQLRPEERALFDVYLMMLDDAALGSEVTTVIKTGQWAQGALRQVVTDHVNRFELMDDAYLRERASDVKDLGRRLLAYLQEERQQNLVYPEKTILVSEELTPAMLGEVPEGTLVGLVSVLGSGNSHVAILARAMGIPTVMGLVDLPYAKVDGIELIVDGNRGEVYTNPSDVLRKQFAEVVEEEKQLALGLDSLRDLPCVTLDGHRMPLWVNTGLLADVARAQKRGAEGVGLYRTEVPFMINQRFPSEKEQLAIYREQLAAFHPQPVTMRSLDIGGDKSLSYFPIKEDNPFLGWRGIRVTLDHPEIFLVQTRAMLKASEGLNNLRILLPMISGTHELEEALHLIHRAWGEVRDEGTDVPMPPIGVMIEIPAAVYQTKELARQVDFLSVGSNDLTQYLLAVDRNNPRVADLYDYLHPAVLQALQNVVRDAHAEGKPVSICGEMAGDPAAAVLLMAMGFDSLSMNATNLPKVKWMLRQVNLSMAKELLAELMTIDNPQVIHSSLQLALKNLGLARMVNPASAKTL; via the coding sequence ATGCTCAATACGCTGCGCAAGATCGTCCAGGAAGTTAACTCCGCCAAGGATCTCAAGGCGGCGTTGGGGATTATTGTGTTGCGCGTCAAAGAGGCCATGGGCAGCCAGGTCTGCTCGGTCTACCTGCTTGACCCGGAAACCAACCGCTTCGTGCTGATGGCCACCGAGGGCTTGAACAAGCGCTCGATCGGCAAAGTCAGCATGGCACCCAACGAAGGTCTGGTTGGCCTGGTCGGCACGCGTGAAGAACCCCTGAACCTCGAAAACGCCGCGGATCACCCGCGCTATCGTTACTTCGCCGAGACCGGTGAAGAACGCTACGCCTCATTCCTCGGGGCGCCGATCATTCACCACCGTCGCGTCGTCGGCGTGTTGGTCATTCAGCAAAAAGAACGCCGCCAGTTCGATGAAGGTGAAGAAGCCTTCCTCGTGACCATGAGCGCGCAACTGGCCGGCGTTATCGCCCACGCCGAGGCCACCGGTTCGATCCGTGGCCTGGGCCGTCAGGGCAAAGGCATCCAGGAAGCCAAGTTCGTCGGCGTACCGGGTTCGCCGGGTGCGGCAGTCGGTACGGCCGTGGTCATGTTGCCGCCCGCCGACCTGGACGTGGTGCCGGACAAGACCATCACCGACATCGACGCTGAACTGGCGTTGTTCAAGACCGCCATCGAAGGCGTGCGCGCCGACATGCGCGCGCTGTCGGCCAAACTGGCGACCCAGCTGCGCCCGGAAGAGCGCGCGCTGTTCGACGTCTACCTGATGATGCTCGACGATGCAGCGCTGGGCAGCGAAGTCACCACCGTGATCAAGACCGGCCAGTGGGCCCAGGGCGCGTTGCGCCAAGTGGTGACCGATCACGTCAATCGCTTCGAGTTGATGGACGATGCTTACCTGCGTGAGCGCGCCTCGGACGTCAAGGACCTTGGCCGCCGTTTGCTCGCCTACCTGCAGGAAGAGCGCCAGCAGAACCTGGTCTACCCGGAAAAAACCATTCTGGTCAGCGAAGAACTGACGCCGGCGATGCTCGGCGAGGTGCCGGAAGGCACGCTGGTCGGTCTGGTTTCGGTCCTCGGTTCAGGCAACTCCCACGTCGCGATTCTCGCTCGGGCGATGGGCATCCCGACGGTGATGGGCCTGGTTGATCTGCCGTATGCCAAGGTCGACGGCATCGAATTGATCGTCGATGGTAATCGCGGCGAGGTCTACACCAACCCCAGCGACGTGCTGCGCAAGCAGTTCGCCGAAGTGGTGGAAGAAGAGAAACAACTGGCGCTCGGTCTCGACTCCCTGCGCGACTTGCCGTGCGTGACCCTCGATGGTCACCGCATGCCGCTGTGGGTCAACACCGGCTTGCTGGCGGACGTGGCGCGGGCGCAGAAGCGTGGCGCCGAGGGCGTTGGTCTGTACCGCACCGAAGTGCCGTTCATGATCAACCAGCGCTTCCCGAGTGAAAAAGAGCAGTTGGCGATCTATCGCGAGCAGCTCGCTGCGTTCCATCCGCAACCGGTGACCATGCGCAGCCTGGACATCGGCGGTGACAAATCGCTGTCGTACTTCCCGATCAAGGAAGACAACCCGTTTCTCGGCTGGCGCGGTATTCGCGTCACCCTCGACCACCCGGAAATCTTCCTGGTCCAGACTCGCGCGATGCTCAAGGCCAGCGAAGGCTTGAACAACCTGCGGATCCTGCTGCCGATGATCTCCGGCACTCACGAACTCGAAGAGGCCCTGCACCTGATTCACCGGGCCTGGGGCGAAGTCCGCGACGAAGGCACCGACGTGCCGATGCCGCCGATTGGCGTGATGATCGAGATTCCGGCGGCTGTTTATCAGACCAAGGAACTGGCGCGGCAAGTGGACTTCCTGTCGGTCGGCTCCAACGACCTGACCCAGTATCTGTTGGCCGTGGACCGCAACAACCCGCGAGTGGCCGATCTCTACGACTACCTGCACCCGGCGGTGCTGCAAGCCTTGCAGAACGTGGTGCGTGATGCGCATGCCGAAGGCAAGCCAGTGAGTATCTGCGGCGAAATGGCCGGCGACCCGGCAGCGGCAGTGCTGTTGATGGCGATGGGCTTCGACAGCCTGTCGATGAACGCCACCAACTTGCCGAAGGTGAAGTGGATGTTGCGTCAGGTCAACTTGAGCATGGCCAAGGAATTGCTGGCGGAGCTGATGACCATCGACAACCCGCAAGTTATCCACAGTTCGCTGCAATTGGCGCTGAAGAACCTTGGGTTGGCGCGGATGGTTAATCCGGCTTCGGCCAAGACACTCTAA
- a CDS encoding NRDE family protein — protein sequence MCLIIFAWRPGHAQPLIVAANRDEFYARPTQPLAQWPHAPHVHAGRDLEAGGTWLGVGANGRFAALTNIRDPHQPPSPRSRGELVAGFLSGERSIDDYLADVVSRSREYAGFNLLVGNSNELWHFNARDSEAVMLAPGVYGLSNAGLDTPWPKVLKAKAALSELLDDPQPEALLAILRDSQTAPLTELPDTGVGLATETLLSSVFIASPTYGTRASTALIVRADGTRHMVERSFGPYGGHLGEVEIRI from the coding sequence ATGTGCCTGATTATTTTCGCTTGGCGACCGGGGCATGCCCAGCCGCTGATCGTGGCGGCCAACCGCGACGAATTCTATGCTCGGCCTACCCAGCCCCTGGCGCAGTGGCCGCATGCGCCCCATGTGCATGCCGGTCGGGACCTGGAAGCGGGCGGCACCTGGCTCGGCGTCGGCGCAAACGGGCGCTTCGCTGCCCTGACCAATATCCGCGATCCACATCAGCCACCGTCGCCTCGATCACGCGGTGAACTGGTGGCAGGCTTTTTGAGCGGCGAGAGGTCAATTGATGACTATTTAGCCGACGTTGTCAGCCGTTCACGGGAATATGCCGGGTTTAACCTGCTGGTCGGTAATTCCAATGAGCTGTGGCACTTCAACGCCCGGGACAGCGAAGCGGTGATGCTGGCGCCTGGGGTCTATGGGTTGTCGAACGCTGGGCTGGATACGCCGTGGCCGAAAGTACTCAAAGCCAAGGCTGCGTTGAGTGAACTGCTGGACGACCCGCAGCCCGAGGCGTTGCTGGCGATTTTGCGTGATTCACAGACGGCGCCGCTGACGGAGCTGCCGGATACCGGGGTTGGATTGGCTACCGAGACGTTGTTGTCGAGTGTGTTTATTGCCAGCCCGACTTATGGGACGCGGGCGAGTACCGCATTGATTGTCCGGGCGGACGGGACGCGGCATATGGTCGAAAGGAGTTTCGGGCCGTATGGCGGGCATCTAGGGGAAGTGGAGATCAGGATTTAA
- a CDS encoding sulfite exporter TauE/SafE family protein — MEFLLYLALGACAGVLAGLFGVGGGIIIVPVLVFSFKLQGFDPSILTHLAVGTSLATIIFTSVNAIREHHRRGAVRWPIFAWMTLGILIGAGFGALTAEAISGPHLQKIIGVFALIVAVQLALDFKPKASRTVPGKVGLTVAGSVIGWASAIFGIGGGSLTVPFLTWRSVPMQQAVATSSACGLPIAVSSALFFMILGWHDPLLPAHSLGFVYLPALLGIALTSMFFARFGARLAHNLSPRLLKRLFAALLFCVGLNFLL, encoded by the coding sequence ATGGAATTTCTGCTCTATCTGGCGCTGGGCGCCTGTGCAGGTGTGCTGGCCGGGCTGTTCGGGGTCGGTGGCGGGATTATCATCGTCCCGGTGCTGGTGTTCAGTTTCAAGCTGCAGGGCTTCGATCCGTCGATCCTCACGCACCTGGCCGTCGGTACGTCCCTGGCAACAATCATTTTTACCTCGGTGAATGCGATCCGCGAGCATCACCGCCGTGGCGCCGTGCGTTGGCCGATTTTTGCCTGGATGACCCTCGGTATTCTGATCGGTGCCGGTTTCGGCGCGCTGACCGCCGAGGCGATCTCCGGCCCGCATTTGCAGAAGATCATCGGCGTATTCGCGCTGATCGTCGCGGTTCAGCTCGCATTGGACTTCAAACCCAAGGCCAGCCGAACGGTGCCGGGCAAAGTCGGTCTGACCGTGGCCGGCAGTGTGATTGGCTGGGCTTCGGCGATTTTCGGGATCGGCGGTGGTTCGTTGACCGTGCCGTTCCTGACCTGGCGCAGTGTGCCGATGCAGCAAGCGGTGGCGACTTCATCGGCCTGCGGCTTGCCGATTGCCGTGTCCAGTGCATTATTTTTCATGATTCTGGGCTGGCACGATCCGTTGTTGCCGGCCCATAGTCTCGGTTTTGTTTATTTGCCGGCGTTGCTGGGGATTGCCCTGACCAGCATGTTCTTCGCTCGCTTCGGTGCGCGACTGGCGCACAACTTGTCGCCGCGCTTGCTCAAAAGACTGTTCGCCGCTTTGCTGTTCTGCGTGGGGCTGAATTTCCTGCTCTGA
- the lgt gene encoding prolipoprotein diacylglyceryl transferase, producing MLPYPQIDPVALAIGPLKIHWYGLMYLIGIGGAWLLASRRLNRFDPTWTKEKLSDMVFWMSMGVIVGGRLGYVLFYDLSAYLANPTLIFEVWKGGMSFHGGFIGVMLAALWFGKKNNKSFFQLMDFVAPMVPIGLGAGRIGNFINAELWGKPTDVPWAMIFPPFSDPSQLPRHPSQLYQFALEGVALFLILWLFSRKPRPTMAVSGMFTLFYGIFRFIVEFVRVPDAQLGYLAWGWLTMGQVLCVPMVLAGLFLIWLAYHRAPAAPAAAV from the coding sequence ATGCTGCCTTACCCGCAGATCGACCCGGTGGCCCTGGCCATCGGTCCGCTGAAAATCCACTGGTACGGTCTGATGTACCTGATCGGCATCGGCGGCGCCTGGCTGCTGGCGTCCCGTCGGCTGAACCGCTTCGACCCGACCTGGACCAAGGAGAAACTCTCCGACATGGTCTTCTGGATGTCGATGGGGGTCATTGTCGGCGGCCGCCTGGGCTACGTGTTGTTCTACGATCTGAGTGCGTACCTGGCCAACCCGACGCTGATTTTCGAAGTGTGGAAGGGCGGCATGTCGTTCCACGGCGGGTTTATCGGTGTGATGCTGGCGGCGTTGTGGTTCGGTAAAAAGAACAACAAGTCGTTTTTCCAGTTGATGGACTTCGTCGCACCGATGGTGCCGATCGGCTTGGGTGCCGGGCGTATCGGTAACTTCATCAACGCCGAATTGTGGGGCAAGCCGACCGACGTGCCGTGGGCGATGATCTTCCCGCCGTTCAGCGATCCGTCGCAGTTGCCGCGTCACCCGTCGCAGCTGTATCAGTTTGCGCTTGAGGGCGTCGCGCTGTTCCTGATCTTGTGGCTGTTCTCGCGCAAGCCGCGGCCAACCATGGCAGTGTCCGGCATGTTCACGCTGTTCTACGGCATCTTCCGTTTCATCGTCGAATTCGTCCGCGTACCGGACGCGCAACTGGGCTATCTGGCCTGGGGCTGGCTGACCATGGGTCAGGTGCTGTGCGTACCGATGGTGCTCGCCGGTCTGTTCCTGATCTGGCTGGCGTATCATCGCGCTCCGGCGGCGCCAGCGGCGGCGGTATAA